A single genomic interval of Bradyrhizobium japonicum USDA 6 harbors:
- a CDS encoding M16 family metallopeptidase: protein MSVEMSKLASGLTVVTDEMPHLETAALGVWAGVGGRDEKPNEHGISHLLEHMAFKGTTKRSSREIVEEIEAVGGDLNAGTSTETTSYYARVLKADVPLALDVLADILANPAFEPDELEREKNVIVQEIGAAQDTPDDVVFEHLNELCYPDQPMGRSLLGTAKTLRAFTRDMLRGYLSTHYRGPDMVVAAAGAVNHKQVVAEVEKRFASFEGTPGPKPQAAQFGKGGAKVVHRELEQAHLTLALEGVPQSDLSLFSLQVFTNVLGGGMSSRLFQEVREKRGLCYSIYSFHAPYTDTGFFGLYTGTDPADAPEMMEVVVDIMNDSVETLTEAEIARAKAQMKAGLLMALESCSSRAEQLARHVLAYGRPQTVEELVARIDAVSVESTRDAARALLSRSRPAVVALGSGRGLDTAVSFAEGLTRARAKARLH, encoded by the coding sequence ATGAGTGTCGAGATGTCCAAGCTTGCCTCCGGCCTGACCGTCGTCACCGACGAGATGCCCCATCTCGAGACCGCGGCGCTCGGCGTCTGGGCCGGTGTCGGCGGTCGTGACGAGAAGCCGAACGAGCACGGCATCTCGCATCTGCTTGAGCACATGGCGTTCAAGGGTACGACCAAGCGCTCCTCGCGCGAGATCGTCGAGGAGATCGAGGCGGTCGGCGGCGACCTCAATGCCGGCACCTCGACCGAGACCACGTCCTATTATGCGCGGGTGCTGAAGGCCGACGTGCCGCTCGCGCTCGACGTGCTCGCCGACATCCTCGCCAATCCCGCTTTCGAGCCCGACGAGCTCGAGCGCGAGAAGAACGTCATCGTGCAGGAGATCGGTGCCGCGCAGGACACGCCCGACGACGTCGTGTTCGAGCATCTCAACGAGCTCTGCTATCCCGACCAGCCGATGGGCCGCTCGCTGCTCGGCACCGCCAAGACCTTGCGCGCCTTCACCCGCGACATGCTGCGCGGTTATCTGTCGACGCATTATCGCGGCCCCGACATGGTGGTGGCGGCAGCCGGTGCGGTCAATCACAAGCAGGTCGTCGCCGAGGTCGAGAAGCGCTTTGCGAGTTTCGAAGGGACGCCGGGTCCGAAGCCGCAAGCCGCCCAGTTCGGCAAGGGCGGCGCCAAGGTGGTGCATCGCGAACTCGAGCAGGCGCATCTGACGCTGGCGCTGGAAGGCGTGCCGCAGAGCGATCTGTCGTTGTTCTCGCTACAGGTCTTCACCAACGTCCTCGGCGGCGGGATGTCGTCACGGCTGTTCCAGGAGGTGCGCGAGAAGCGCGGCCTCTGCTACTCCATCTACTCGTTCCACGCGCCCTATACCGACACGGGCTTCTTCGGCCTCTACACCGGCACCGATCCGGCCGACGCGCCGGAGATGATGGAGGTCGTGGTCGACATCATGAATGATTCGGTGGAGACGCTGACCGAGGCCGAGATCGCGCGGGCCAAGGCGCAGATGAAGGCGGGCCTCTTGATGGCGCTGGAGAGCTGCTCGTCCCGCGCCGAGCAGCTGGCCCGGCATGTGCTGGCCTACGGCCGGCCGCAGACGGTCGAGGAACTGGTGGCCCGGATCGACGCCGTCAGCGTCGAATCGACCCGGGATGCCGCGCGTGCGCTGCTTTCGCGGAGCCGCCCTGCAGTTGTCGCATTAGGCAGTGGCAGGGGTCTGGACACGGCGGTGTCTTTTGCGGAAGGATTGACCCGGGCACGTGCCAAGGCGCGGCTGCATTAG
- a CDS encoding secondary thiamine-phosphate synthase enzyme YjbQ, whose product MTSGKSVTRSAPSSVQATTVASSLLTVQTPGRGFTDLTSETAKFINEVQARDGALTLFIRHTSASLTIQENADPSVLVDLSTALSRLAPENAGWTHDTEGPDDMPAHVKTMLTQTSLQVPVLNGKLALGTWQAIYLIEHRARPHRREVVLQFIGSNH is encoded by the coding sequence ATGACATCAGGCAAATCCGTCACGCGCTCGGCGCCATCGTCGGTGCAAGCCACCACCGTCGCATCGTCACTGCTGACCGTGCAGACGCCCGGCCGCGGCTTCACCGATCTCACCAGCGAAACCGCGAAGTTCATCAATGAGGTTCAGGCGCGCGATGGCGCGCTGACGCTGTTCATCCGGCACACCTCGGCCTCGCTGACGATCCAGGAGAACGCCGATCCGTCCGTGCTCGTCGATCTCTCCACGGCACTGTCGCGGCTCGCGCCTGAGAACGCCGGCTGGACGCATGACACCGAGGGACCGGACGACATGCCGGCGCACGTCAAGACCATGCTGACGCAGACTTCGCTTCAGGTCCCGGTCCTGAACGGCAAGCTCGCGCTCGGCACCTGGCAGGCAATCTACCTGATCGAGCATCGCGCCCGCCCGCACCGGCGCGAAGTGGTGCTGCAATTCATCGGCAGCAATCATTAG
- a CDS encoding MFS transporter, whose protein sequence is MTKDERFVILASSLGTVFEWYDFYLYGSLAGIIGAQFFSAYPPATRDIFALLAFAAGFLVRPFGAIVFGRVGDIVGRKYTFLVTILIMGLSTFIVGLLPNAATIGIAAPIILIALRLAQGLALGGEYGGAATYVAEHAPNGKRGYYTSFIQTTATLGLFLSLLVILFTRTATGEADFAAWGWRIPFLVSVLLLGISVWIRLRLNESPIFQKMKDEGKSSKAPLTEAFGNWQNGKLVLLALLGGVMGQGVVWYTGQFYALFFLQSILKVDGYTANLLIAWSLLLGTGFFIVFGVLSDKIGRKPIILGGCLIAALTFFPIFKMITTNANPALEKAIESVKVDVVADPAGCGDLFNPVGTRVFSAPCDTARAYLSGASVRYSTVPGPAGSGVKVVVNGKDVAYANAKDGNPALLAAVQAAGYPKPGDAGIVKMSHPFDIFRPQVAATVGLLFILVIFVTMVYGPIAAMLVELFPTRIRYTSMSLPYHIGNGWFGGLLPATAFAIVASTGDIYAGLWYPVIFASITVVIGFFFLPETKDVDIKAT, encoded by the coding sequence ATGACGAAGGACGAACGGTTCGTCATTCTCGCCTCCTCGCTCGGTACCGTCTTCGAGTGGTACGACTTCTACCTCTACGGTTCGCTGGCCGGTATCATCGGAGCGCAGTTCTTCTCGGCCTATCCGCCGGCAACCCGCGACATCTTTGCGCTGCTGGCCTTCGCCGCGGGCTTCCTCGTCCGTCCGTTCGGCGCCATCGTGTTCGGGCGCGTCGGCGACATCGTCGGCCGCAAATACACCTTCCTCGTCACCATCCTGATCATGGGTCTGTCGACCTTCATCGTCGGCCTGCTGCCCAATGCGGCGACCATCGGCATCGCGGCCCCGATCATCCTGATCGCGCTGCGCCTCGCCCAGGGCCTGGCGCTCGGCGGTGAATATGGCGGTGCGGCGACCTATGTCGCGGAGCATGCTCCGAACGGCAAGCGTGGCTACTACACCTCCTTCATTCAGACGACGGCGACGCTCGGCCTGTTCCTGTCGCTGCTGGTGATCCTGTTCACCCGCACCGCGACCGGCGAAGCCGACTTCGCGGCCTGGGGCTGGCGCATTCCGTTCCTGGTCTCGGTGCTGCTGCTCGGCATCTCGGTCTGGATCCGTCTCCGCCTCAACGAATCCCCGATCTTCCAGAAGATGAAGGACGAGGGGAAGAGCTCGAAGGCGCCGCTGACGGAAGCCTTCGGCAACTGGCAGAACGGCAAGCTCGTGCTGCTCGCGCTGCTCGGCGGCGTGATGGGCCAGGGCGTGGTCTGGTACACCGGCCAGTTCTACGCGCTGTTCTTCCTGCAATCGATCCTGAAGGTCGACGGCTACACCGCCAACCTGCTGATCGCATGGTCGCTGCTGCTCGGCACCGGCTTCTTCATCGTGTTCGGCGTGCTCTCCGACAAGATCGGCCGCAAGCCGATCATCCTCGGCGGCTGTCTGATCGCGGCGCTGACCTTCTTCCCGATCTTCAAGATGATCACCACCAACGCCAACCCGGCGCTGGAAAAGGCGATCGAGTCGGTCAAGGTCGACGTGGTGGCGGATCCCGCGGGCTGCGGCGACCTGTTCAACCCGGTCGGCACCCGCGTCTTCAGTGCGCCCTGCGACACCGCACGCGCCTACCTGTCGGGCGCGTCCGTCAGGTACTCGACCGTGCCCGGCCCGGCCGGCTCCGGCGTGAAGGTGGTGGTCAACGGCAAGGACGTTGCCTACGCCAACGCCAAGGACGGCAATCCGGCGCTGCTCGCCGCCGTGCAGGCAGCCGGCTATCCGAAGCCGGGCGATGCGGGCATCGTGAAGATGTCGCATCCGTTCGACATCTTCCGTCCGCAGGTGGCCGCGACCGTCGGGCTGCTGTTCATCCTGGTGATCTTCGTCACCATGGTGTACGGCCCGATCGCCGCGATGCTGGTCGAACTGTTCCCGACCCGCATCCGCTACACCTCGATGTCGCTGCCCTACCACATCGGTAACGGCTGGTTCGGCGGCCTGCTGCCCGCGACCGCCTTCGCCATCGTGGCTTCCACAGGCGATATCTATGCGGGTCTCTGGTATCCGGTCATCTTCGCATCGATTACCGTCGTGATCGGCTTCTTCTTCCTGCCCGAGACCAAGGACGTCGACATCAAGGCGACCTGA
- the thrC gene encoding threonine synthase — protein MTRYISTRGEAPELGFCDVMLTGLARDGGLYVPVTWPQLSTEAIAGFFGRPYWEVAVDVIRPFAGGEISDAELGRMANEAYATFRHPAVVPLRQMTPHQFVLELFHGPTLAFKDVAMQLISRLMDHVLAKRGQRTTIVVATSGDTGGAAVDAFAGLENVDLIVLFPHGRISEVQQRMMTTTGAANVHALAIEGNFDDCQALVKGMFNNHRFRDATSLSGVNSINWARIVAQVVYYFTSAVAAGAPARTVDFVVPTGNFGDIFAGYVAKRMGLPVRTLRIAANVNDILARTLKTGIYEVREVHATASPSMDIQISSNFERLLFEAGRRDAAGVRRLMDSLKQSGRFVLPDAMLAAIREEFDAGRADETETAAAIRAAWREAGELVDPHTAVALAVADRDTTDTTVPSIVLSTAHPAKFPDAVEAACGQRPQLPAWLDGLMTKSEHMKVMKNDQAEVERFVLSVSRAAKQGVAG, from the coding sequence TTGACTCGCTATATCTCGACCCGGGGCGAGGCCCCAGAACTCGGCTTCTGCGACGTGATGCTGACCGGGCTTGCCCGTGACGGCGGCCTGTATGTGCCGGTGACCTGGCCGCAGCTCTCGACCGAGGCCATCGCTGGCTTCTTCGGCCGCCCCTATTGGGAGGTCGCGGTCGACGTGATCCGTCCGTTCGCCGGCGGCGAGATTTCGGATGCCGAGCTCGGCCGCATGGCGAACGAAGCCTATGCAACCTTCCGCCATCCGGCGGTGGTGCCGCTGCGCCAGATGACGCCGCATCAATTCGTGCTGGAGCTGTTCCACGGCCCGACGCTCGCCTTCAAGGACGTGGCGATGCAGCTGATCTCGCGGCTGATGGACCACGTGCTCGCCAAGCGCGGCCAGCGCACCACCATCGTGGTCGCGACCTCCGGCGACACCGGTGGCGCCGCGGTCGACGCGTTCGCGGGCCTGGAGAATGTCGATCTCATCGTGCTGTTCCCGCACGGCCGCATCTCCGAAGTGCAGCAGCGGATGATGACGACCACAGGCGCGGCCAACGTCCATGCGCTCGCCATCGAGGGCAATTTCGACGACTGCCAGGCGCTCGTGAAGGGGATGTTCAACAACCATCGCTTCCGCGATGCGACCTCGCTCTCCGGCGTCAACTCCATCAACTGGGCGCGCATCGTCGCCCAGGTGGTCTACTACTTCACCTCCGCCGTCGCCGCCGGTGCGCCGGCGCGCACGGTGGATTTCGTCGTGCCGACCGGAAATTTCGGCGACATCTTTGCCGGTTATGTCGCCAAGCGCATGGGGCTGCCGGTGCGCACGCTGCGCATCGCCGCCAACGTCAACGACATCCTGGCGCGCACGCTCAAGACCGGGATCTACGAGGTGCGCGAGGTGCATGCCACCGCGTCGCCATCGATGGACATCCAGATCTCCTCGAATTTCGAGCGGCTGCTGTTCGAGGCCGGCCGGCGCGATGCGGCCGGCGTGCGCCGTCTGATGGACTCGCTGAAGCAGTCGGGGCGCTTCGTGTTGCCTGACGCGATGCTGGCCGCAATCCGTGAAGAATTCGACGCCGGCCGCGCCGACGAGACCGAAACCGCGGCAGCGATCCGCGCCGCCTGGCGCGAGGCGGGTGAGCTGGTCGATCCCCATACCGCGGTCGCGCTCGCGGTCGCCGACCGCGACACCACCGACACGACGGTGCCGAGCATCGTGCTCTCCACCGCCCATCCGGCCAAATTCCCCGATGCGGTCGAGGCAGCCTGCGGCCAGCGGCCGCAATTGCCCGCCTGGCTCGACGGTCTCATGACCAAATCCGAACACATGAAGGTGATGAAGAACGATCAGGCCGAGGTCGAGCGGTTCGTGCTGTCGGTCAGCCGGGCCGCAAAACAGGGAGTTGCCGGATGA
- a CDS encoding response regulator transcription factor: MQDTAKPATRVLIVDDHPVVLSGCRTLFASDHSIRIDEATDAKSGHRAYISKRPDVTVIDISLPDVSGFELMRRIRKDDPDAKIIMFSMNDDPAFVVRAVELGAQGYVSKGDDPRILLKAVRKVVAGDNFISPQLAEAVTFSGAAIKANPASQMTPRELEILRLLGRGDKIVEVAEALGISYKTVANTTSLLKQKLGAKNHSDLIRIAVEIGMS, encoded by the coding sequence ATGCAAGATACCGCCAAACCGGCGACCCGAGTTCTGATCGTCGACGACCATCCCGTGGTGCTGTCAGGATGCCGCACCCTTTTCGCGTCCGACCACTCGATCCGTATCGACGAGGCGACCGACGCCAAATCCGGGCATCGCGCCTATATCAGCAAGCGGCCCGACGTCACCGTCATCGACATCAGCCTGCCCGACGTCTCCGGCTTCGAGCTGATGCGGCGGATCCGCAAGGACGACCCGGATGCCAAGATCATCATGTTCAGCATGAACGACGATCCGGCCTTCGTGGTGCGGGCGGTTGAGCTTGGTGCGCAGGGGTATGTCTCCAAGGGCGACGATCCCCGGATTCTGCTCAAGGCGGTTCGCAAGGTGGTCGCCGGCGACAATTTCATCTCGCCGCAGCTCGCGGAGGCGGTCACGTTCTCCGGTGCGGCGATCAAGGCCAATCCGGCCTCGCAGATGACGCCGCGGGAGCTCGAGATTCTCCGCCTGCTCGGCCGTGGCGACAAGATCGTCGAGGTCGCCGAGGCGCTCGGCATCTCCTACAAGACGGTGGCCAACACCACGTCCCTGCTGAAGCAGAAGCTCGGCGCCAAGAACCATTCCGACCTGATCAGGATCGCGGTGGAAATCGGGATGAGCTGA
- a CDS encoding F0F1 ATP synthase subunit B, giving the protein MAESHGGAKGPAAGAHTEADGGHHGGGFPPFESSNYASQLVSLAIFFVLLYVIVSKLALPRVGGAIEARQNKIEGDLAEAQKLKDQSDAALKAYETELASARARAQAIGNESRDKANAQAEAERKALEEQLAAKLAGAEKTIASTRATAMSNVRGIAADAAGQIVQQLAGVAPDAASVNAAVDASLKG; this is encoded by the coding sequence GTGGCTGAAAGTCATGGCGGCGCAAAAGGTCCGGCGGCGGGCGCTCACACCGAGGCTGACGGTGGTCACCACGGTGGCGGTTTTCCGCCGTTCGAGAGCAGCAACTACGCTTCACAGCTGGTGTCGCTCGCGATCTTCTTCGTCCTGCTTTACGTGATCGTGTCCAAGCTCGCTCTGCCGCGCGTCGGCGGTGCGATCGAGGCGCGTCAGAACAAGATCGAGGGTGACCTCGCCGAAGCGCAGAAGCTGAAGGACCAGTCCGACGCGGCGCTGAAGGCCTATGAAACCGAGCTCGCTTCGGCGCGCGCGCGGGCACAGGCGATCGGCAACGAATCCCGCGACAAGGCGAATGCGCAGGCGGAAGCCGAGCGCAAGGCGCTGGAAGAACAATTGGCGGCCAAGCTCGCCGGGGCGGAGAAGACCATCGCCTCGACCCGCGCCACCGCCATGAGCAACGTCCGCGGTATCGCGGCCGATGCGGCAGGCCAGATCGTGCAGCAGCTCGCCGGCGTCGCTCCTGACGCCGCGTCGGTCAATGCCGCGGTCGATGCGTCCTTGAAGGGTTAG
- a CDS encoding F0F1 ATP synthase subunit B family protein yields the protein MFFDPETWVAIAFVILMVVFGYLGVFKSAMTALDHRAARIKAELDDATRLKQEAAKVLADYKARSATAEREAADIIANAKSEAERIATEAKAKMEDFVARRTKTAESKIALAEAQALADVRAAAAEAAVQAASTILSQSVKGQIADDLLAKGINEVRQKLN from the coding sequence ATGTTCTTCGATCCTGAAACCTGGGTCGCCATCGCCTTCGTGATCCTGATGGTCGTGTTCGGCTATCTCGGCGTGTTCAAGTCGGCGATGACCGCTCTGGATCATCGCGCGGCCCGTATCAAGGCCGAGCTCGACGACGCGACACGCCTCAAGCAGGAAGCTGCCAAGGTGCTGGCCGACTACAAGGCGCGCAGTGCCACGGCCGAGCGCGAGGCTGCCGACATCATCGCCAACGCCAAGTCCGAAGCCGAGCGCATCGCGACCGAAGCCAAGGCGAAGATGGAAGACTTCGTCGCCCGCCGCACCAAGACCGCGGAGAGCAAGATCGCGCTCGCCGAGGCCCAGGCGCTGGCCGATGTCCGCGCCGCAGCCGCGGAAGCCGCCGTCCAGGCCGCCTCCACGATCCTGTCGCAGTCGGTCAAGGGCCAGATCGCCGACGACCTGCTCGCCAAGGGCATCAACGAGGTTCGGCAGAAGCTGAACTGA
- a CDS encoding F0F1 ATP synthase subunit A, whose product MKIDPIHQFNIEPLFTIGHIGSHTIAFTNSSLYMLVAVAIISILMLASGTQLVPGRLQSVAEISYEFVASTIRSTAGAEGMKFFPLIFSLFMFICVSNLVGIIPYTFTISSHLIVTAALALLVFFTVLIYGVAKNGLKFFSIFVPHGVPGYILPLVMFIEILSFFLRPVSHSVRLFANMLAGHIALKVFAGFVAMLGFSLGALGWVGGVLPLALTVALYALEILVAFLQAYVFAILTCIYLNDAIHPGH is encoded by the coding sequence ATGAAAATCGACCCGATCCACCAGTTCAACATCGAGCCTCTCTTCACGATCGGCCATATCGGCAGTCACACGATCGCCTTCACCAATTCATCGCTCTACATGCTGGTGGCGGTCGCGATCATCTCGATCCTGATGCTCGCCAGCGGCACGCAGCTGGTTCCCGGGCGCCTCCAGTCGGTCGCCGAAATCTCCTACGAGTTCGTGGCGTCGACCATCCGCTCGACCGCCGGCGCGGAAGGCATGAAGTTCTTCCCGCTGATCTTCTCGCTGTTCATGTTCATCTGCGTTTCGAACCTGGTCGGCATCATCCCCTACACCTTCACGATCTCGAGCCATCTGATCGTGACGGCGGCGCTCGCGCTCCTGGTCTTCTTCACCGTGCTGATCTACGGCGTCGCCAAGAACGGCCTGAAATTCTTCTCGATCTTCGTGCCCCATGGCGTCCCCGGCTACATCCTGCCGCTGGTGATGTTCATCGAGATCCTGTCGTTCTTCCTGCGGCCAGTCTCCCACAGCGTCCGTCTGTTCGCCAACATGCTGGCCGGCCACATCGCGCTGAAGGTGTTCGCGGGCTTCGTCGCCATGCTCGGCTTCTCGCTCGGCGCCCTCGGCTGGGTCGGCGGCGTGCTGCCGCTGGCGCTCACGGTCGCACTGTACGCCCTCGAGATCCTGGTCGCGTTCCTGCAAGCCTATGTGTTTGCGATCCTGACCTGCATCTACCTCAACGACGCCATTCATCCGGGACACTGA
- a CDS encoding response regulator: MSAPSTHLVIADDHPLFRDALRQAVAGVLTSARIDEAGSFEDLTKLLEQTSDVDLVLLDLSMPGISGFSGLIYLRAQYPAIPVVIVSASDDSATIRRSLDFGASGFIPKRFGVETLRDAILKVMEGDVWVPTDTDLSAAADPDMTRLRDRLVTLTPQQVRVLMMLSEGLLNKQIAYELGVSEATIKAHVSAILQKLGVESRTQAVIAAAKIAGGQWKQGTPTGS; encoded by the coding sequence ATGAGCGCTCCTTCGACCCATCTCGTCATTGCCGATGACCATCCCCTGTTCCGCGACGCGTTGCGGCAAGCGGTGGCGGGCGTCCTGACCTCGGCCAGGATCGACGAGGCGGGATCGTTCGAGGATCTCACCAAGCTGCTGGAACAGACATCCGACGTCGATCTGGTCCTGCTCGACCTCTCGATGCCCGGGATCTCCGGCTTTTCCGGGCTGATCTATCTGCGCGCGCAATACCCGGCCATCCCGGTGGTGATCGTCTCGGCCTCCGACGACAGCGCCACGATTCGCCGCTCGCTCGATTTCGGCGCCTCCGGCTTCATCCCGAAGCGATTCGGCGTCGAGACCTTGCGCGACGCTATCCTCAAGGTGATGGAGGGGGACGTCTGGGTTCCCACCGACACCGATCTATCGGCCGCCGCCGATCCCGACATGACGCGCCTGCGCGACCGCCTGGTGACGCTGACACCGCAACAGGTCCGAGTCTTGATGATGCTGTCGGAAGGGCTGCTCAACAAGCAGATCGCCTACGAGCTCGGCGTCTCCGAAGCCACCATCAAGGCGCATGTCTCGGCGATCCTGCAAAAGCTCGGCGTCGAGAGCCGCACCCAGGCGGTGATTGCCGCGGCCAAGATCGCCGGCGGCCAGTGGAAGCAGGGCACCCCGACCGGATCGTAG
- a CDS encoding histidine kinase, protein MWQRLSFRTQLFLPLGLSFLAALVMGGVLLQTFATGQLADENEPGRRSTRTVAEALNNSLRASNDPRKILDAFVHSLDSSSDIQFRSVEAGPTPPPKDSLRDLHGVPHWFVDLIAIPEMDAASPVIIDGRRVGDIVFMPDLSADLFEKWVGFLALTSLIAVLMILTGIIAYLFAGSALRPLQDLGAGLTRIRRGDYATPIPVAGPQEIRQSCEEANALAMTLAQLSQDNRDLLHRLVSLQDDERRDLARELHDELGPLLFGIRAGTIALSEASPAGNLGNRAQEVMRSVEALQQTNRRILDRLRPLYIEELGLETSVQTLLQNFRRQAPHIGLTAAIDPGLNEIDRPLAQTVYRLIQEALTNVLRHAGANNAHVLATMAGEVLTIEISDDGGGFPADNVFGRGLTGMHERVRALSGSLSLLRADERTYVRCRLPVGAARDEPAAG, encoded by the coding sequence ATGTGGCAGCGGCTCTCATTCAGAACACAATTGTTTCTCCCGCTCGGCTTGAGCTTCCTTGCCGCGCTGGTCATGGGCGGCGTGCTGCTCCAGACCTTCGCGACGGGGCAGCTTGCCGACGAGAATGAGCCGGGCCGGCGCTCGACCCGGACCGTCGCCGAGGCGCTCAACAACAGCCTGAGGGCCTCGAACGACCCGCGGAAGATACTCGATGCATTTGTCCATTCTTTGGACAGCTCCTCGGATATTCAATTCCGTTCAGTGGAAGCGGGTCCCACGCCCCCTCCAAAGGACAGCCTGCGTGATCTGCATGGCGTGCCGCATTGGTTCGTGGACCTGATCGCCATCCCGGAGATGGACGCGGCATCTCCCGTCATCATCGACGGCAGGCGCGTCGGCGACATCGTGTTCATGCCGGATCTGTCAGCCGATCTGTTCGAGAAATGGGTCGGCTTCCTGGCACTGACGAGCCTCATCGCCGTGCTGATGATCCTGACCGGGATCATTGCCTATCTCTTTGCGGGATCGGCGCTGCGTCCCCTGCAAGATCTCGGCGCGGGCCTCACGCGAATCCGGCGCGGCGACTATGCAACGCCTATCCCGGTCGCAGGACCGCAGGAGATCCGTCAGAGCTGCGAGGAAGCTAATGCGCTGGCGATGACGCTCGCGCAATTGAGTCAGGATAATCGCGACCTGCTGCACCGCCTGGTGTCGCTCCAGGACGACGAGCGGCGCGATCTCGCGCGCGAGCTGCACGACGAGCTCGGACCGCTGCTGTTCGGCATCCGCGCCGGCACGATCGCGCTGAGCGAGGCTTCGCCGGCGGGAAATCTCGGCAACCGGGCGCAGGAGGTGATGCGATCGGTCGAGGCGCTCCAGCAGACCAACCGCCGCATCCTCGACCGGCTGCGGCCACTCTACATCGAGGAATTGGGGCTCGAGACCAGCGTGCAGACGCTGCTCCAGAACTTTCGCAGACAGGCGCCGCATATCGGCCTGACGGCCGCGATCGATCCGGGTCTGAACGAGATCGACCGACCGCTGGCCCAGACCGTCTATCGCCTGATCCAGGAGGCGCTGACCAACGTGCTGCGCCACGCCGGGGCGAACAATGCCCATGTGCTGGCGACCATGGCCGGCGAGGTGCTCACGATTGAGATCTCCGACGACGGCGGCGGCTTTCCCGCCGACAACGTCTTCGGCCGCGGCCTGACGGGCATGCACGAGCGCGTGCGCGCGCTCAGCGGATCGCTGTCACTGCTGCGCGCGGACGAGCGCACCTATGTGCGCTGCCGCCTGCCGGTCGGAGCGGCGCGGGACGAGCCTGCGGCCGGCTAG
- a CDS encoding AtpZ/AtpI family protein, with protein sequence MTQGTGHGENGDRDKSSEEAALSERLGNLDQRLSEFRDRRTKTEQPAGNGEDRAARASAMALGFRLSSELVAGVAVGAGIGWGFDRLLSTSPFGFIVFLLLGFVAGVVNVVRTAGAGQNRRGGS encoded by the coding sequence ATGACACAGGGCACGGGACACGGCGAGAATGGGGATCGCGATAAATCGTCCGAGGAAGCTGCGCTTTCCGAACGGCTCGGGAATCTTGATCAGCGGTTGTCCGAATTCCGGGACCGACGAACCAAGACCGAGCAACCCGCAGGTAACGGTGAAGACAGAGCGGCCAGAGCTTCGGCGATGGCGCTTGGTTTCCGGTTATCCTCCGAGTTGGTCGCCGGTGTCGCTGTCGGAGCGGGGATTGGCTGGGGTTTCGACCGCTTGCTGTCGACGTCGCCTTTCGGATTTATCGTGTTCCTGCTGCTGGGCTTCGTGGCCGGCGTGGTGAATGTGGTGAGAACGGCAGGCGCGGGTCAAAACAGGCGCGGTGGTTCTTAA
- a CDS encoding GNAT family N-acetyltransferase: MALFRLPSSGPAALAPRGNGLLLRAPQMSDFIQWAHLRESSRDYLTPWEPIWPSDDLTRSGFRRRLRRYSEDIAADRSYPFLIFRELDGAMVGGITLANVRRGIVQAGTIGYWVGKPHAHRGYMTAALRVLLPTLFGELNLHRVEAACIPTNAPSIRVLEKCGFSREGLARRYLCINGVWQDHLLFGLLHEDFRG; this comes from the coding sequence ATGGCCCTGTTTCGCCTGCCGTCCAGTGGACCCGCCGCCCTCGCGCCGCGCGGCAACGGCCTGTTGCTGCGCGCGCCGCAGATGTCGGACTTCATACAGTGGGCGCATTTGCGCGAGTCCAGCCGCGACTATCTCACGCCCTGGGAGCCGATCTGGCCGTCGGACGACCTGACCCGGTCCGGCTTCCGCCGCCGCCTGCGGCGCTATTCCGAGGACATCGCCGCGGACCGCTCCTATCCCTTCCTGATTTTCCGTGAGCTCGACGGCGCCATGGTCGGCGGCATCACGCTCGCCAATGTCCGCCGCGGCATCGTCCAGGCCGGCACCATCGGCTACTGGGTCGGCAAGCCTCATGCCCATCGCGGCTACATGACGGCGGCGCTCCGGGTGCTGCTGCCGACGCTGTTCGGCGAGCTCAATCTGCACCGGGTCGAGGCCGCCTGCATTCCCACCAATGCGCCGTCGATCCGGGTGCTGGAGAAGTGCGGCTTCTCCCGCGAGGGCCTGGCGCGCCGCTATCTCTGCATCAACGGGGTCTGGCAGGACCACCTGCTGTTCGGCCTGCTGCACGAGGATTTCCGCGGCTGA
- a CDS encoding F0F1 ATP synthase subunit C, translating into MDPAAAKLIGAGIACIGMGGAGVGVGVIFGNYLAAAVRNPSAAQGQFGNLIFGFAVTEALGIFSLLIALLLLFVPL; encoded by the coding sequence ATGGATCCGGCAGCAGCAAAACTTATCGGCGCGGGCATCGCGTGCATCGGCATGGGCGGCGCGGGCGTCGGCGTGGGCGTGATCTTCGGCAACTACCTCGCCGCCGCCGTTCGCAACCCCTCGGCCGCTCAGGGCCAGTTCGGCAACCTGATCTTCGGCTTCGCCGTGACCGAAGCGCTCGGCATTTTCTCGCTGCTGATCGCGCTGCTGCTGCTGTTCGTTCCGCTCTGA